A stretch of the Thalassotalea euphylliae genome encodes the following:
- the mltG gene encoding endolytic transglycosylase MltG codes for MIKKLVFTLLALGALISVIAAIGWQQMQQAMSTPLNINEAQLISIKPGDTMHRFSKALVDKKLIENRFWLRNFARLNPTRVALKTGTYQVTPQDNLYSLIDRIAQGKEYQAQITFIEGTTLSEWLVQLRNEPMIEKSDTAVDISTIVDALGLELTQPEGWFFPDTYAFTVGTKDIELLKRAYQRMNETLNEQWQNRAPDLPYQTPYQALIMASIIEKETGLVREQPRIASVFVNRLRKKMRLQTDPTVIYGLGDRYQGDITRAHLREKTEYNTYRINGLPPTPIAMPGLSAIQAALNPEHSDYLYFVSKGDGSHQFSKTLTEHNRAVRKYQLGKS; via the coding sequence ATGATCAAGAAGTTAGTTTTCACCCTGTTGGCATTAGGTGCACTTATTTCAGTGATTGCCGCGATTGGCTGGCAACAAATGCAACAAGCCATGAGTACACCACTGAATATTAACGAAGCGCAACTTATCTCGATAAAGCCTGGCGATACTATGCATCGATTTTCGAAGGCATTAGTCGATAAAAAGTTGATTGAGAATCGCTTTTGGTTAAGAAACTTCGCGCGTTTAAACCCAACACGTGTCGCCTTGAAAACGGGTACCTATCAAGTAACACCGCAAGATAATTTGTATTCATTAATCGACAGAATTGCACAAGGTAAAGAGTATCAAGCACAAATTACCTTTATTGAAGGTACTACATTGAGTGAGTGGTTGGTGCAACTGCGCAATGAACCAATGATTGAAAAAAGTGATACGGCCGTCGATATATCAACAATTGTTGATGCTTTGGGGCTTGAGCTAACACAACCGGAAGGTTGGTTTTTTCCCGATACTTATGCATTTACTGTCGGCACTAAAGATATTGAATTGCTCAAACGTGCTTATCAGCGGATGAACGAAACCTTGAATGAACAATGGCAAAACAGAGCACCAGACTTGCCATATCAAACGCCTTATCAAGCACTGATAATGGCGTCTATCATCGAAAAAGAAACAGGCTTAGTACGTGAACAGCCACGCATTGCATCGGTATTCGTCAATCGTTTACGCAAAAAAATGCGCTTGCAGACGGACCCAACGGTTATTTATGGCTTAGGGGATCGTTATCAAGGCGATATTACGCGTGCCCACTTAAGAGAAAAAACCGAGTATAATACCTATCGCATTAATGGCTTGCCACCAACGCCTATCGCAATGCCCGGGTTATCGGCGATACAAGCCGCGTTGAATCCAGAGCATAGTGACTACTTATATTTCGTCAGTAAAGGCGACGGCAGCCACCAATTCTCCAAAACATTAACTGAGCATAATCGAGCAGTTAGAAAATATCAGTTAGGAAAGTCTTAA